A genome region from Dendrosporobacter quercicolus includes the following:
- the rpsP gene encoding 30S ribosomal protein S16 codes for MAVKIRLKRMGAKKNPFYRVVVADSRSPRDGRFIEALGHYDSTTEPAVVKIDEEKAIEWLKKGAQPTDTVKALFSKAGILKKWDEMKRTKKEA; via the coding sequence GTGGCAGTTAAAATTCGTTTAAAACGCATGGGCGCCAAAAAGAACCCGTTCTATCGCGTGGTTGTGGCTGATTCACGTTCCCCGCGCGATGGCCGTTTTATCGAAGCTTTGGGACATTATGATTCAACAACCGAACCGGCTGTTGTAAAAATTGATGAAGAAAAAGCAATCGAATGGCTGAAAAAAGGCGCTCAACCCACGGATACGGTGAAAGCTTTGTTCAGCAAAGCAGGCATCCTGAAAAAATGGGATGAGATGAAACGCACTAAGAAAGAGGCGTAA
- the rimM gene encoding ribosome maturation factor RimM (Essential for efficient processing of 16S rRNA) — MEQMVVVGKIVAPHGVRGDVRVIPLTDFPERFNELKSVFLDNRSLTLESVKQHNQLLIIKFAGLNDRDAIEPLRGKLLKIARKDAVALPEGEYYTFDIIGLEVYDDSGRHIGKITEVLKTGSNDVYVAIRDDKRQVLIPALKKVVTKIDITAGQMTVKLQEEWE; from the coding sequence ATGGAACAAATGGTTGTTGTTGGAAAAATTGTTGCCCCGCACGGTGTGCGGGGTGATGTTCGTGTTATTCCGTTGACTGATTTTCCTGAGCGTTTTAACGAGTTGAAGAGCGTATTCTTAGACAACCGGAGTTTAACCCTGGAAAGCGTCAAACAGCATAATCAGCTGCTTATTATTAAATTTGCCGGACTGAATGACAGGGACGCGATTGAGCCACTGCGGGGCAAGCTGCTTAAAATAGCGCGTAAAGATGCTGTAGCGCTGCCTGAAGGAGAGTATTACACCTTTGATATTATTGGGCTTGAGGTTTATGATGACAGCGGCCGGCATATCGGTAAAATAACGGAAGTGCTCAAAACAGGCAGCAATGATGTTTATGTGGCGATCCGGGACGATAAACGCCAGGTATTAATTCCCGCATTGAAAAAGGTGGTAACAAAGATTGATATCACCGCCGGACAGATGACGGTAAAACTCCAGGAAGAATGGGAATAG
- the smc gene encoding chromosome segregation protein SMC, giving the protein MLLRKLETYGFKSFADKLNIEFGQGITAIVGPNGSGKSNITDAIRWVLGEQNIRNLRGAKSEDIIFSGSTSRRALGVAEVSLTLDNAEGLLPLDFREVIITRRIFRSGDSEYYINKTQCRLKDIHQLLADTGLGRDSMTVISQNKIDEVLNSKPDERRLIFEEAAGITRYKNRKKDALRKLEDTEQNLLRVADITAEIDAQLLPLAQSAEKTRRYNQIAAELTACQVTVLLQKLDKYQQFVNSATRQRETLSSAQLEVGGSLSLQEAAKERQAAELSVIEEHLQGSGAKINELVMALEKNHGQCCVLEERINQGNQAGLRIDTDISRLDRHLGEQRLKFGQLQQQLAEKQEQAQILQRKLSALTKADGRLAAEITVVQQKLEQLRTVFADDVQALAGQQNQQQAIARDIELGKQRQTVLEQEQSKLHNLQEQAQSGYDAVVAELAARQLEFDRLQQDKLILAAGKQQLEQESGQLRAKYTSLLQQQSEWQSRLKVLAGMQLEYEGFGRAIKSVLKTTHRWSHGICGAVAEILQVADPHVIAIETALGGAVQHIITEEADTAKQAIRFLKQNNLGRATFLPLGNIMPFRPREAELSAARAEGALGLAAQLVSVDVKYQKVVDFLLGRTVVAVDVDAAQRIARKYSFAVRIVTLEGELLNIGGSLSGGSNSRREASFLSRTGELEALRGQLNAINAELTTCKENIEKLDQAACQLDRQLLANNETRQQVEIRRAELTAHRDKFSQELSRLQQTLGEVSAQSCDCKRELVQLTAKLEQVKSLVAALEIRDTSQKEAGVNLQQRLLELTADRTVKSNALTDARIETETLRRNILLLEQSRQEQDQLLAGLAAQLAQLAAEKEAVAAQIATAAGELECLRQEKAGVSAAKLELEARRDRHYTDKLTKLAELQSSDKAIKELRRKHNEVQARLHEAELLQTKYSYEVTTCREILEQHYSLTVEQALALKRVEAEQELTKKIAVLEAEIAQLGPVNPNAVEEYDRLRERQQFLQRQYDDLVSAKESLTTIISDIDQSMSRQFGAAFRQINTYFGDIFTRLFGGGQARLQLGDPEHLLESGVEIIVQPPGKKLQNLILLSGGERALTVIALLFAFLTYRPAPFSVVDEIDAPLDEANLARFSSFLRDYSRKTQFIVVTHRKGTMEAADVLHGVTIEEAGVSRIISVKLED; this is encoded by the coding sequence TTGCTGTTGCGCAAACTGGAGACCTATGGATTTAAATCCTTTGCCGATAAACTGAATATCGAATTTGGTCAGGGCATTACGGCGATTGTCGGACCAAACGGAAGCGGCAAAAGTAATATTACCGATGCAATCCGCTGGGTGCTCGGAGAACAGAATATAAGAAATTTACGCGGCGCCAAATCTGAGGATATTATTTTTTCCGGCAGCACCAGCCGCAGAGCGTTAGGCGTTGCCGAAGTATCGCTGACGCTTGATAATGCTGAGGGCTTGCTGCCGCTTGATTTCCGTGAAGTGATCATTACCCGGCGGATTTTCCGGTCAGGGGACAGCGAGTATTATATTAACAAAACCCAGTGCCGGTTAAAGGATATTCATCAGTTGCTGGCCGATACCGGTTTGGGTCGTGATTCCATGACGGTAATCAGTCAGAATAAAATTGATGAAGTCCTAAACAGCAAACCGGATGAGCGCAGGCTTATTTTTGAAGAAGCCGCCGGTATTACCCGTTATAAAAACCGGAAAAAGGATGCCCTGCGCAAATTAGAGGATACAGAACAGAACCTGCTGAGGGTTGCCGATATAACGGCGGAAATTGACGCCCAGCTGCTGCCGCTGGCCCAAAGCGCTGAAAAGACCAGACGCTATAACCAAATAGCGGCTGAACTGACCGCCTGTCAGGTTACCGTCCTGTTGCAAAAGCTGGACAAGTACCAGCAATTCGTCAACAGTGCAACCCGGCAAAGGGAGACACTGTCGTCGGCTCAGCTTGAGGTTGGCGGCAGTTTAAGCCTGCAGGAAGCGGCAAAAGAACGCCAGGCCGCCGAACTATCCGTGATTGAGGAGCATTTGCAGGGCAGTGGCGCCAAAATCAACGAGTTGGTCATGGCATTGGAAAAAAATCATGGACAGTGCTGTGTATTAGAGGAACGGATCAATCAGGGCAATCAGGCCGGGCTGCGTATTGATACGGATATTTCACGGCTTGACCGGCATCTCGGCGAGCAACGGCTGAAATTTGGCCAGCTGCAGCAGCAACTGGCTGAAAAACAGGAGCAGGCTCAAATCTTACAGCGAAAACTGTCGGCGTTGACCAAAGCGGACGGCCGGTTAGCCGCTGAAATTACTGTTGTGCAACAAAAGCTGGAACAACTGCGAACTGTTTTTGCCGATGATGTCCAGGCGCTTGCCGGCCAGCAAAATCAGCAGCAGGCAATTGCGCGTGATATTGAACTGGGCAAACAGCGGCAGACTGTTTTAGAACAAGAACAGAGCAAACTCCATAACCTTCAAGAGCAGGCGCAGTCCGGATACGATGCCGTAGTAGCTGAGCTTGCCGCCCGGCAGCTGGAATTTGACCGTCTGCAACAGGATAAGCTGATCCTGGCGGCCGGCAAACAGCAGCTGGAACAGGAATCAGGCCAGCTTAGGGCCAAATATACCAGCTTATTACAGCAGCAAAGCGAGTGGCAGTCACGGCTTAAGGTGTTGGCCGGAATGCAGCTGGAGTATGAAGGGTTTGGCCGGGCGATCAAAAGTGTGCTGAAAACAACGCATCGCTGGAGTCACGGCATTTGCGGAGCGGTGGCTGAAATCCTTCAGGTAGCCGATCCTCATGTAATCGCCATTGAAACAGCTTTGGGCGGGGCAGTGCAGCATATCATTACGGAAGAAGCCGACACTGCCAAACAGGCGATCAGGTTTCTCAAGCAGAATAATCTGGGAAGGGCGACCTTTCTGCCTTTGGGCAATATCATGCCGTTCCGGCCGCGGGAGGCGGAGCTGTCCGCCGCCCGGGCTGAAGGCGCGCTGGGGCTTGCCGCCCAATTGGTTTCCGTTGATGTCAAGTATCAAAAGGTTGTCGATTTTTTACTGGGCCGTACCGTTGTGGCTGTTGATGTCGATGCGGCGCAGCGCATTGCCCGGAAGTATTCTTTTGCCGTCAGAATTGTAACACTGGAGGGTGAATTGCTGAACATTGGCGGTTCGCTGAGCGGCGGCAGCAATAGCCGGCGCGAGGCCAGCTTTTTAAGCCGGACCGGTGAGCTTGAAGCGTTGCGCGGGCAGCTTAACGCGATAAACGCTGAATTAACAACCTGTAAAGAAAACATTGAGAAGCTTGACCAGGCCGCCTGCCAGCTTGACCGTCAGCTGCTGGCGAATAATGAGACCAGGCAGCAAGTGGAAATTCGCCGGGCCGAACTTACCGCGCACCGTGATAAATTCAGCCAGGAACTCAGCCGGCTGCAGCAAACGCTGGGCGAAGTCAGTGCCCAGTCCTGCGACTGCAAGCGCGAGCTGGTACAACTGACGGCTAAGCTTGAGCAGGTAAAAAGCCTGGTTGCCGCGTTGGAGATCCGCGACACCAGCCAAAAAGAAGCCGGCGTCAATCTGCAGCAGCGGTTGCTGGAGTTGACCGCCGACCGTACGGTTAAAAGCAATGCCTTAACCGATGCCAGGATCGAGACGGAAACCTTACGCCGGAATATTCTTCTGCTTGAGCAATCCCGCCAGGAGCAGGATCAGCTTTTAGCCGGACTAGCCGCGCAGCTGGCCCAATTGGCCGCAGAGAAAGAGGCCGTTGCGGCGCAAATTGCGACAGCCGCCGGTGAGTTGGAGTGCTTAAGGCAAGAGAAAGCCGGCGTGAGCGCCGCTAAACTGGAACTTGAAGCGCGGCGCGACCGGCATTATACGGATAAATTGACCAAGCTGGCGGAACTGCAAAGCAGTGATAAGGCCATCAAAGAGTTGCGCCGTAAGCATAATGAGGTGCAGGCCCGTCTGCATGAAGCCGAACTTTTGCAGACCAAGTACAGCTATGAAGTTACGACTTGCCGTGAAATACTGGAGCAGCATTATTCCCTGACGGTTGAACAGGCTCTGGCGTTAAAGCGCGTTGAAGCTGAACAGGAGCTGACAAAAAAAATTGCTGTGCTGGAAGCGGAAATTGCCCAACTCGGGCCGGTCAACCCCAACGCCGTTGAGGAATATGACCGCTTACGCGAACGTCAGCAGTTTCTCCAGCGGCAATATGACGACCTGGTTTCAGCCAAAGAATCTTTAACAACCATTATCAGCGATATTGATCAAAGCATGTCCAGGCAATTCGGTGCGGCATTCCGGCAAATAAATACGTATTTTGGCGACATTTTTACCCGTTTATTCGGCGGGGGACAAGCCCGGCTGCAGTTAGGCGACCCCGAGCATTTACTGGAATCAGGTGTAGAAATCATTGTTCAGCCGCCTGGCAAAAAACTGCAAAATCTCATTCTGCTGTCAGGCGGTGAGCGGGCGTTAACGGTGATTGCCCTGTTGTTTGCCTTTTTGACTTACCGTCCGGCGCCGTTTAGCGTAGTTGATGAAATTGACGCGCCGCTGGATGAGGCAAATTTAGCGAGATTTAGCAGCTTTCTGCGGGATTACTCCCGCAAAACCCAGTTTATTGTCGTTACGCACCGGAAAGGAACCATGGAAGCTGCCGATGTCCTGCATGGCGTAACGATTGAAGAAGCCGGGGTATCGCGGATAATATCGGTTAAGCTGGAGGATTAG
- a CDS encoding stage V sporulation protein S: MEVLKVSAQSNPKSVAGALAAVLRERGSAEVQAVGAGAVNQAIKAIAIARGFVAPNGIDLISIPAFAEITIEGEERTAIRFIVEPR, from the coding sequence ATGGAGGTTCTTAAAGTATCTGCACAATCGAATCCCAAATCTGTAGCAGGCGCTTTAGCTGCCGTATTGAGAGAAAGAGGTTCAGCGGAAGTCCAGGCAGTGGGCGCAGGGGCAGTCAATCAGGCGATTAAAGCAATTGCAATTGCGCGGGGTTTTGTCGCTCCGAACGGTATTGATCTTATTAGTATTCCTGCTTTTGCTGAGATTACCATAGAAGGGGAAGAAAGAACGGCTATTCGGTTTATTGTTGAACCACGCTAG
- the ftsY gene encoding signal recognition particle-docking protein FtsY, with amino-acid sequence MGFFDKLKAGLDKTRKSFTEKIEQLVVGYATIDDEFLDDVEAVLLSADVGVHTTAKLMAEIKSGIKSKEIQAPEQLKPFLQTKISAILAEGATPDRLFAAQPPTVIMVVGINGVGKTTTIGKLGNYYREQGLKVMLAAGDTFRAAAIDQLEIWGQRTGAEVISQFEGSDPAAVAFDAVQSAKAQKADILIIDTAGRLHTKANLMEELKKIKRVISREIPDAPHETLLVLDATTGQNAINQARLFGEAAPVSGIVLTKLDGTAKGGVIVGLKAELHVPVKWIGVGEGINDLRPFVPEEFSRALFADK; translated from the coding sequence ATGGGATTTTTTGATAAACTGAAAGCCGGTCTGGACAAGACCAGGAAAAGTTTTACCGAAAAAATTGAACAGTTGGTTGTCGGCTATGCCACAATTGATGATGAATTTTTAGATGATGTTGAGGCAGTGCTGTTATCGGCTGATGTCGGAGTACATACGACAGCTAAATTAATGGCGGAAATTAAAAGCGGCATTAAGAGCAAAGAGATTCAGGCGCCTGAGCAATTAAAACCATTTTTACAAACCAAAATCAGTGCTATTTTGGCGGAGGGAGCAACGCCAGACCGTTTATTTGCGGCGCAGCCGCCAACCGTCATCATGGTGGTTGGCATAAACGGGGTGGGTAAAACGACCACCATTGGCAAGCTGGGCAATTATTACCGTGAGCAGGGGTTAAAAGTAATGCTGGCTGCCGGCGATACGTTCAGAGCAGCGGCAATTGACCAGCTGGAAATATGGGGGCAGCGAACGGGAGCGGAGGTAATCAGCCAATTTGAAGGGTCCGATCCGGCGGCCGTGGCTTTTGACGCCGTACAGTCGGCAAAAGCGCAAAAAGCCGATATCCTCATCATTGATACGGCCGGACGGCTGCATACCAAAGCCAACCTAATGGAAGAACTGAAAAAAATTAAACGGGTAATCAGCAGGGAAATCCCGGATGCACCGCATGAAACCCTGCTGGTGCTGGACGCCACCACCGGCCAGAATGCCATCAATCAGGCCAGGCTGTTTGGCGAGGCCGCACCGGTATCGGGGATCGTTTTAACCAAACTTGACGGTACGGCCAAAGGCGGTGTTATTGTCGGACTTAAGGCCGAACTTCATGTTCCGGTAAAATGGATTGGCGTCGGTGAAGGAATTAATGATCTCCGGCCCTTTGTGCCGGAAGAGTTTTCCCGGGCTTTATTTGCTGACAAGTAA
- the trmD gene encoding tRNA (guanosine(37)-N1)-methyltransferase TrmD has product MRIDIVTLFPEMFAGPFGHSIIKRACDNHLLQIAMVNPRDFTFDKHRIVDDYAFGGGAGMVMKPEPLFRAVESITAGANCVNRRVILTSPGGNRFDQEKCKELAAYDQLIFICGHYEGIDARVGDFLVDEAISIGDYVLTGGELPAMVIVDAVARMLPGVLGSTDSAQQDSFYNGLLEYPQYTRPREFDGYEVPEILLSGDHAKIDRWRRKQSLKTTLERRPDLMAKAQLSADDRKLIDEILAEQSGG; this is encoded by the coding sequence ATGAGAATTGATATTGTGACATTATTTCCTGAAATGTTTGCGGGACCTTTTGGGCACAGTATAATCAAGCGGGCCTGCGACAATCACTTACTGCAAATTGCCATGGTCAATCCGCGGGATTTTACCTTTGACAAGCACCGGATTGTGGATGACTATGCCTTTGGCGGCGGCGCCGGCATGGTAATGAAGCCTGAGCCCTTGTTCCGGGCCGTCGAAAGTATTACCGCCGGGGCGAATTGCGTAAACCGGCGGGTGATTTTAACGAGCCCTGGCGGCAACCGTTTTGACCAGGAAAAATGCAAAGAGCTTGCCGCTTATGATCAATTAATTTTCATCTGCGGACATTATGAAGGTATTGACGCCCGGGTAGGCGATTTTTTGGTGGACGAAGCAATCTCAATCGGTGATTATGTTTTGACCGGTGGAGAGTTGCCGGCAATGGTTATTGTTGATGCTGTGGCGCGAATGCTGCCCGGCGTACTCGGCTCGACCGATTCGGCCCAGCAGGATTCTTTCTACAATGGCCTGCTGGAGTATCCCCAATATACCAGACCACGCGAATTTGACGGTTATGAGGTGCCGGAGATTCTGTTGTCCGGAGATCATGCCAAAATTGACCGCTGGCGTCGTAAACAATCGCTGAAAACCACGCTGGAACGTCGTCCCGATCTCATGGCCAAAGCACAATTAAGCGCTGATGACAGAAAACTGATTGACGAAATTCTGGCCGAGCAGTCTGGAGGATAG
- the rnc gene encoding ribonuclease III: MHNQLDHQRVLALTALCEHLGVEIADLHLLHQALIHTSFANETKASGHNERLEFLGDAVLDLIISEHLFRQFPHLPEGELTKARAAIVCEATIASRAAALGIGQYLLLGKGELVSGGRERISILADSFEAIIGAIYLDGGFAAAASFVLTQLKEHLALVESGDYVKDYKTLLQEVVQRNNDSRISYEIIAERGPDHDKIFEIAVLINARRLGTGHGKSKKEAEQQAARQALAKLNPAGN; encoded by the coding sequence GGCGCTTACTGCGCTCTGTGAACATTTAGGGGTCGAAATTGCCGATTTGCATTTATTGCACCAGGCTTTGATTCACACCTCTTTTGCCAATGAGACGAAAGCATCCGGCCATAATGAGCGGCTGGAGTTTCTGGGGGATGCGGTGCTGGATTTGATTATCAGTGAGCATTTGTTCCGGCAGTTTCCCCATTTGCCGGAAGGCGAACTGACGAAAGCCAGGGCGGCAATTGTGTGTGAAGCTACCATTGCCAGCCGGGCGGCGGCTTTGGGGATTGGACAATACCTGCTGTTAGGCAAGGGTGAGCTGGTGTCGGGCGGCCGGGAGCGAATTTCCATTTTAGCGGACTCATTTGAAGCAATTATTGGTGCAATTTATTTGGACGGCGGTTTTGCAGCAGCAGCGTCCTTTGTGCTGACGCAGCTAAAAGAACATCTGGCTTTGGTAGAAAGCGGCGATTATGTAAAAGATTATAAAACGTTGCTGCAGGAAGTGGTGCAGCGCAATAATGACAGCCGCATCAGCTATGAAATTATCGCTGAGCGCGGCCCTGATCATGATAAAATCTTTGAGATTGCTGTTCTGATCAATGCCAGACGGTTGGGAACCGGTCACGGCAAAAGTAAAAAAGAGGCTGAACAGCAAGCTGCCAGGCAGGCCTTGGCAAAATTAAATCCGGCCGGCAATTAA
- a CDS encoding KH domain-containing protein, with product MKQLVEVIAKSLVQDPAQVNVTETVETMATVYELRVAPDDMGKIIGKHGRIAKALRTVVKAAATRENKKVTVEII from the coding sequence ATGAAACAATTAGTGGAAGTTATCGCCAAGTCATTAGTACAAGATCCTGCACAAGTCAATGTAACAGAAACAGTAGAAACTATGGCAACTGTTTATGAATTGCGTGTAGCTCCGGATGATATGGGTAAAATTATTGGTAAACACGGGCGTATTGCCAAAGCCTTACGGACTGTTGTAAAAGCAGCAGCTACCCGTGAAAACAAAAAAGTAACTGTTGAAATTATCTAA
- the ffh gene encoding signal recognition particle protein, with amino-acid sequence MVFEGLADRLQQTFKKLRGRGKLSEADVSEAMREVRMALLEADVNFKVVKDFIGKIKERAVGQEVMQSLTPAQQVIKIVNDELTELMGGTQSRITISSRPPTVVMLVGLQGAGKTTTAGKLALSLKKQNKRPLLVAGDIYRPAAIKQLQVLGEQLDLPVFAIESGANPVTIAERAIEYAHSHARDMVIIDTAGRLHINEELMQELKSIKNTVKPHEILLVVDAMTGQDAVNVAETFNNELGVDGVILTKLDGDARGGAALSVKAVTGCPIKFAGMGEKLEALESFHPDRMASRILGMGDVLSLIEKAQSSIDLEQAKELEKKLRKEDFTLDDFLTQMQQVRKLGSLDQILGMLPGMGNLKKQLSGVDFDEKELAHIEAIIRSMTKQERRDIQIINGSRRKRIALGSGTRVQDVNKLLKQFAEAKKMMKKFQGMQKSGKKNFGGFKLPFMK; translated from the coding sequence ATGGTTTTTGAAGGATTAGCGGACAGATTGCAGCAGACGTTCAAAAAGCTGCGCGGCCGCGGCAAATTATCAGAGGCGGATGTCAGTGAAGCAATGCGGGAAGTGAGAATGGCGTTGCTGGAAGCTGATGTTAATTTTAAGGTTGTAAAAGATTTTATCGGCAAAATAAAAGAGCGGGCGGTGGGCCAGGAAGTAATGCAAAGTCTGACGCCCGCTCAGCAGGTTATTAAGATTGTTAATGATGAATTGACAGAGCTGATGGGCGGAACGCAAAGCCGGATTACCATATCATCCCGGCCGCCGACAGTTGTCATGCTGGTCGGCCTGCAGGGCGCCGGCAAAACAACTACCGCCGGCAAGCTGGCCCTTAGCTTAAAAAAGCAAAACAAGCGTCCTTTGCTGGTTGCCGGGGATATTTACCGCCCGGCCGCCATAAAACAACTGCAGGTACTGGGCGAGCAGCTTGATTTGCCGGTTTTCGCGATAGAGTCCGGCGCAAATCCGGTGACCATTGCCGAGCGGGCGATTGAATATGCTCACTCTCATGCCCGGGATATGGTGATCATTGATACCGCCGGGCGACTGCATATCAACGAAGAGCTGATGCAGGAATTAAAGTCAATTAAGAATACGGTAAAGCCGCATGAAATTCTGCTGGTGGTTGACGCTATGACCGGTCAGGACGCCGTCAATGTCGCTGAAACGTTCAATAACGAGCTGGGCGTGGATGGCGTAATTCTAACCAAGCTGGACGGTGATGCGCGTGGCGGCGCGGCTTTGTCGGTAAAGGCCGTTACCGGCTGTCCAATTAAATTTGCCGGTATGGGTGAAAAGCTTGAGGCTCTGGAATCATTTCATCCTGACAGGATGGCATCGCGCATTTTGGGCATGGGCGATGTTTTAAGCCTGATTGAGAAAGCTCAGTCAAGCATTGACCTGGAACAAGCCAAGGAATTAGAAAAAAAACTGCGTAAGGAAGATTTTACTTTGGACGACTTTCTGACGCAAATGCAACAAGTACGCAAGCTCGGGTCGCTGGATCAGATTTTGGGAATGCTGCCAGGGATGGGCAATCTCAAAAAACAACTGAGCGGCGTGGATTTTGATGAAAAAGAGCTGGCCCATATTGAAGCAATCATCCGTTCGATGACCAAGCAGGAACGGCGTGATATTCAGATCATTAACGGCAGCAGGCGTAAGCGGATTGCTTTAGGCAGCGGTACACGGGTGCAGGATGTCAATAAACTGCTCAAACAATTTGCTGAAGCCAAAAAAATGATGAAAAAATTCCAAGGGATGCAAAAGAGCGGTAAAAAGAACTTTGGCGGTTTTAAGTTGCCGTTTATGAAATAA
- a CDS encoding YlqD family protein codes for METITLKCPVTIKAKVTDDLKKHLAAEIQENIKKADLELQQIEFHAKRLMAEQARQDAQGLIAVRQQIDGEKQKRIDFKNHLLDKLKETAQLELGSEIVQGTLDRIVELKVGDDLPKLMNAEILLEDGKVLAFRN; via the coding sequence ATGGAAACCATTACTTTGAAATGTCCGGTGACCATTAAAGCAAAGGTCACGGACGATTTAAAAAAACATTTGGCTGCCGAAATACAGGAAAATATCAAGAAGGCTGATCTGGAACTGCAACAGATCGAATTTCACGCCAAACGGCTGATGGCTGAACAAGCCAGGCAGGACGCACAGGGACTCATTGCCGTTCGTCAGCAAATCGACGGAGAAAAGCAAAAACGCATCGACTTTAAAAACCACCTACTGGATAAGCTCAAGGAAACCGCTCAGCTGGAATTAGGTTCGGAAATTGTTCAGGGCACTTTAGACAGAATTGTCGAGCTAAAAGTCGGCGACGATCTGCCTAAGTTGATGAACGCCGAAATTCTTCTGGAAGACGGCAAAGTACTGGCTTTTCGAAATTGA
- the ylxM gene encoding YlxM family DNA-binding protein — protein sequence MLDKVLKAGLLFDFYGALLTEKQQQCMEMHYSHDLSLSEIADEFGVSRQAVYDILKRAEQTLSEYEAKLKLVERHQREQHTIKQVYDSVDALPASLKTMPELQSVMKQLASIMKAREV from the coding sequence ATGTTGGACAAGGTCTTAAAAGCAGGACTTTTGTTTGATTTTTATGGCGCTTTACTTACCGAAAAACAGCAGCAGTGTATGGAAATGCACTATTCGCATGATTTATCGCTGTCGGAGATTGCCGATGAGTTCGGCGTTTCCCGGCAAGCGGTGTACGATATCCTTAAGCGGGCAGAGCAAACGCTTAGTGAATATGAAGCTAAATTGAAGCTCGTTGAACGCCACCAGCGTGAGCAGCACACAATAAAACAAGTTTATGATTCGGTTGACGCTTTGCCGGCCAGCCTGAAAACTATGCCGGAGCTTCAATCAGTGATGAAACAGCTGGCCAGTATTATGAAAGCCAGGGAGGTGTAG
- a CDS encoding elongator complex protein 3 yields MKRYIIPVFIPHYGCTHQCIFCNQRKITGLDRPVSPEQVSAAIAEHLAMITAPRLIEVAFYGGSFTALPADIQQALLAPAYAALQQGKIQAIRVSTRPDCINAEIVTAVCRYGVTTIELGVQSLDDDVLRTAGRGHTARQVAAAVAVIRGMGVKCGIQLMPGLPGETMLSLIATACRTVKLKPDFVRIYPAVVIAGTQLAVLYSRGLYRPLTLPQAVRQAGYLKLLFERNGIKVIRTGLQATAELADQQVVLAGPYHPSFGEMADSFIFHLMVSRCLEQLDCTDSEIFICHHSRDTSKIRGLKNANLNRWRQEYSLRAITLAVDDELPLNAIAMIHQTNRYFINKSMLTSL; encoded by the coding sequence ATGAAGCGCTATATCATTCCGGTGTTTATCCCGCATTACGGCTGTACGCATCAATGCATTTTCTGTAATCAGCGCAAGATTACCGGTCTGGACAGGCCGGTTTCGCCGGAACAAGTCAGTGCGGCAATCGCCGAGCATCTGGCGATGATTACTGCGCCGAGGCTAATTGAAGTGGCTTTTTACGGCGGCAGCTTTACCGCTTTACCGGCCGATATTCAGCAGGCGTTGCTTGCCCCGGCTTACGCGGCCTTGCAGCAGGGGAAAATTCAGGCGATCCGGGTGTCGACCCGTCCGGACTGTATTAATGCTGAAATCGTAACTGCTGTATGCCGTTATGGCGTAACCACCATTGAGCTTGGCGTACAGTCCTTGGATGATGATGTTTTGCGGACCGCCGGCCGGGGGCATACCGCCAGGCAGGTTGCCGCTGCGGTGGCTGTTATCCGGGGGATGGGGGTTAAGTGCGGCATCCAGCTGATGCCGGGCTTACCGGGCGAAACTATGCTCAGTCTAATTGCCACTGCCTGCCGGACGGTAAAGCTTAAGCCGGATTTTGTTCGTATTTATCCGGCGGTTGTCATTGCCGGAACCCAGCTGGCCGTATTGTACAGCCGGGGCTTGTACCGTCCGCTGACCTTGCCGCAGGCCGTAAGGCAGGCGGGTTATTTAAAGCTGTTATTTGAACGCAACGGTATTAAAGTGATCCGGACAGGCCTGCAGGCTACAGCGGAATTAGCAGACCAGCAGGTGGTTTTAGCCGGGCCGTATCATCCGTCTTTTGGTGAAATGGCGGACAGTTTTATTTTTCATTTGATGGTAAGCCGCTGTTTGGAGCAGCTTGACTGTACCGACAGTGAAATTTTCATCTGCCATCATTCCCGTGATACTTCGAAAATTCGCGGTCTGAAAAACGCCAATCTCAACCGGTGGCGGCAGGAATACTCCTTGCGGGCAATAACCTTGGCCGTTGATGATGAATTGCCTTTGAATGCAATAGCAATGATTCATCAGACCAACCGTTATTTCATCAATAAAAGCATGCTCACTTCTCTTTAA